In Oharaeibacter diazotrophicus, the genomic window GGCGGCTTCGGCGGCCTGTTCGACCTGAAGGCCTGCGGCTACCGCGACCCGGTGCTGGTCGCCGCCAACGACGGCGTCGGCACCAAGCTGCGCGTCGCCATCGAGGCCGACCGCCACGGCACCGTCGGCATCGACCTCGTCGCCATGAGCGTCAACGACCTCGTGGTGCAGGGCGCCGAGCCGCTGTTCTTCCTCGACTACTTCGCCACCGGCAAGCTCTCGGTCGACACCGCCGCCGACGTGATCGCCGGCATCGCCGAGGGTTGCCGCATCGCCGGCTGCGCCCTGATCGGCGGCGAGACCGCCGAGATGCCCGGCATGTACGCCGACGGCGACTACGACCTCGCCGGCTTCGCGGTCGGCGCCGTCGAGCGCGACGGCATCCTGCCGCGCCGCGACGTCGGCGCCGGCGACGTCGTGCTCGGGCTTGCCTCTTCCGGCGTCCACTCCAACGGCTATTCGCTGGTGCGCAAGATCGTCGAGCGCTCCGGCCTCTCCTACGGCGACGACGCCCCGTTCGCGCCCGGCACCAGCCTCGGCGAGGCCCTGCTCGCGCCGACGCGGATCTACGTGAAGTCCGTGCTCGCCGTGCAGCGCGAGACCGGCGCGCTCAAGGCGCTCGCCCACGTCACCGGCGGCGGCTTCGTCGACAACATCCCGCGCGTGCTGCCCGAGAAGGTGTCGGCGCGGATCGACCTCTCCGCCGTCGCGGTGCCGCCGGTGTTCGGCTGGCTCGCTCGCGAGGGCGGCCTCGACGAGGCCGAGATGGTGCGCACCTTCAACTGCGGCGTCGGCATGATCGTCGTTGTCGCCGCCGCCGACGCCGACCGGGTCGCCGCCGCCTTCGCCGCCGCGGGCGAGACCGTCTGCCGCCTCGGCGTGCTCGAGGCCGACGCAGACGGCCCGCGCACCCTGTTCGAGGGCCGTCTGGCGTCATGACCACGCGGGCGCGCGCCTGCACGACGTCCTCCGTCGGCACGCGCCTGCGTCGCGCCGTCGAACTCTTGCGTGCCCGTGCGGACGCGCTCGCCTTCCTGGTCCGTCTCGCCGCGGCCGTCGCCCTGCACCGCCGCAGCGCGGCGCGCTGCTTCTGCTTCGCCGTCTCGCGCAACAAGCACGCCGCCGTGCGGGCCGAGCATCCCGCGGCGCGGATCGTGTCCTGCCGCATCCACAAGGTGGGCGACGGCTATGCCGAGCAGCCCGCCTTCGTCCGGCGCGCCGCCCGGCGCCTCGTCCGCGCTGCCCATGCCGCCGGCATGCCGATCGCCGTATGGGGCTACGCGGACCGCCTCGCCCTCGGCGTCGACTTCGCCGGCGACGCGCCGGTGGAGCGGCTGGAGCGCGCGGTCTGGGGCCCGCCCGTCGATTCCGACGCGCCGGTGTTCGCCTACGTGCTCGACCGTGGGGCCCCGTATTTCGACGGCCGCCGGGCCACCGACCTCGAACGGGCGGCCGAAACGGTCGGCGACGCCGAGCTGGCCGAGGACGACGCCCTGCTCGACCGCCTGCTCGCCGGCCGCTTTCAGAAATACGCCGGCCTCGGCGGCGACCTCGCCGTCGATCTCGGCCCCGAGGACCTGGTGATCGCCGGCCAGTGCGTCGGCGACGCCGCCTGGATCGAGACCGACGCCCTCGTCGAGGACAACGTCGCGCTGGTGCTCGCCGCCGTCGCCGATATCCCCGCCCGACGCGTGTTCTACAAGCCCCATCCGTTCAACCGCACCAAAGCGGCCGATCGCGAGCGCCTCGCGGCTGTACCCGGTCTCGTCCAGCTCGACCCGGCCACGGCCTTCGCCGCCATCGTCGAACGTCGGCCGAAGATCGCCGTCGCGACGTCCGGCGCCGGGCTCGAGGCGGCGGTGCGCGGCTGCGAAGTGCACACCTTCGGCACCTCCTTCTATTCGCACCGAGGCTTCACGGTCGACCGCACCGTCTGCGACCGCCGCCGGCGCCGTCTCGACGCGCGCGCGATGCTCGCGGTGACCCTGTTCCATTACACGCGCTACGCCGACCGTGCCGCCGGGCGTGCGCTCGCCGCCCGCGAGGCGGTCGAGCGCATCCTCGGCGCGCCGGCAGGAGGACGTCCTTGAGCCAAGACAAGTGCCCTGTCGGCGTCCTGATCTCGGGGCGCGGCTCCAACATGGCGGCGCTGGTCGAGGCCGCCGAAGCGCCCGGCTATCCCGCCCGCATCGCCGTGGTGATCGCCAACAAGGCCGACGCGGCCGGGCTCGACTTCGCCCGCGCCCGCGGCATCCCGGCGATCGCCGTGCCGCACCGCGACTTCGCCGACAAGGCCGCGTTCGAGACCGCGATGACCGCCGAGCTCGAGCGCCACGGCGTCGAGCTGGTCTGCCTCGCCGGTTTCATGCGGCTGCTGTCGCCGGTGTTCATCGAACGCTGGCGCGACCGGCTGATCAACATCCATCCGTCGCTGTTGCCGGCCTACCGCGGGCTGCACACCCACGAGCGCGCCCTCGCCGACGGCGTCCGTGTCGCCGGCTGCACCGTGCATTTCGTGGTGCCCGAGGTCGACGCCGGCCCGATCGTCGCCCAGGCCGCCGTGCCGGTGATGCCCGGCGACGACGCCGACGCCCTCTCCGCCCGCGTCCTCGCCGCCGAGCACCGCCTCTACCCGCACGCCCTCGCCCTGGTGGCGAGCGGCGCGGCCCGCGTCGAGGGCGGCGCCGTCGTGCTCACCGGCGTCGGCGCGGCGCCCGCCCCGCTGATCGTCCCGCCGATCCCGTCCTGAGAACGCGTCGACGGGGACGGGCATCGCCCGTCCCCGTCTCTCGCCGCCCGGTCGCGGGCCGGCCCGTGCGGGCGGGTCAGCGCACGACCAGACGGACCCGGAGGGTGGCGACGTCGCCGATCGCGTCGCGGTTCACCACCTTGATGTTGCCGTCGTAGGTGCCGGCCGGCAGGAAGAAGGCGGCGGCGGAGGGGCGCACGGTGATCCGGGTCGAGCTGCCGGCGGCGATCGAACCGGAGCCGACGCTGGTCTCGAGGAAGACCGGCACGTCGCGGACCTCGAAGCCGAGCCGGGAGCCGGTGGCGCGGATCGTGAAGCTGCGGCCGGCCGGCGAGAACGAGGTCAGGCTGGACTTGGTCAGGATCTGGCGCGCGGTCGGCGCGGCCGACAGGTCGGGATTCTCGGCGCGGACCTTGGCGGCGGCGTCGTCGAGTTCGATGCGGGAGCGGATCAGCGTGCCGCCCGGGCGGGTGTCGCGGATCGGCCGGCCGGTGGCCTTCAGCGCGGCCTCGATGCGGGCGACGGTGGCGGTCGGCTCGACGCTCTTGATCGCGGCGAAGGCGGCGGCGACGTGCGGCGTCGCCATCGAGGTGCCCTGCAGCCCGGCGAAGCCGCCGCCCGGCACCGACGACTGGATCACCGAGCCCGGCGCCAGCAGATCGACCATCCGGTTCATGTTCGAGAAAACCGAGACGCGGTCGGTGGCGGTGTCGGTCGAGCCGACGGTGACGGCGCTCGAGATGCAGGCCGGCGAGCCGACCGCGTCGGTGAAGCCGTCGTTGCCGGAGGCGATCACGGTGGCGACGCCGCGGCTGCGCAGGGCGTCGATCTGCGCCTTCATCAGGCCGTTGACGAGGTCGCAGTCGCCGGTGTTGCGGCCGCCGCCGAGGCTCATGTTGACGGCGGCGATCGGCGTGCCCGGCAGGTCGGCGCGGTTGACCCGCTCGATGACGAAGCCGAGCGCGTCGAGGAGGTCGAGGCCGTTGAAGCGCACGCAGGGGGCGCGCTCGTTGCCGCAGTCCACGACCATCGAGCCGGCCATGATCGGCAGGATCTTCGCGCCCGGCGCGACGCCCCGGCGCGGCCCGGTGGCGGTGCGGTTGACGCCGGCGACGATGCCGGCGACGTGGGTGCCGTGGAAGCAGCCGCTGACCAGCGGGCCGCAGTCGTCGCCGGCACCGGTGGCGATCTCGGTGTCGCCGCCCGAGGGGCAGAGGCTCGACATCACGAAGGGGATGTTGGACGAGAAGCAGGCCTGCTTCAGGGTGACCTTGCCCCTGAGGAACGGGTGGTCGAGGTCGACGCCGGTGTCGATCACCGCGACGGCGGTGTTGCGGCCGTCCGCGCCCGCCGCGATCGCCGCCGGCGCACCGATCCGCGGCAGGCTGGCGTCGAGGGTCGGCGAGAACACCTGCTCGAGCTGGATCGCGGTGACGGCGGGATCGGCGGCGAGCTCGGCGAGTTCGGCCGCCGTCACCGTCACCGAGAAGCCCGGGGCGTAGCGCGAGCGCTTGATCGCCATCCGCTTTGCCGTGGTGCCGGCGAGGGCCGCGGTGCCGAGGGCCGAGCGGATCCGGGTCGTCTGCTCGCCCGGCAGCGCCGCGAGGTAGCCGTCCGGCACGCCGGCCCAGTGCGGCAGGTCCTTGCCGTTCCAGGCTGTGGCGTAGCGCACGGTGACGCGCACGCTGCCCTCGGCCTTCAGCCGGGCGTCGATGGCGGCGCCGTCCTGCACCACGGCGGCGGCGCCGGCGGAAAGGGTGGAAGCCGCGAGCAGGCAGGCGGCGAGGAAGGTCCTGGGCGTGGTCACGGGCGTTGCTCCGACGATCGATCCGGACCGCTACGGGCCCGTTGCCACCAATCTCGCCGAGCCACGCCCGCCGCGCTGTTTCCACGGGAACAAGGGGTTGGCGACCGCGCAAACGAAAACGACCGGCCCGCGGCGGCGGAACCGGTCGTTCGATCGGATCATCCGAAATGGCTGGGTGCGCGCCCGCTCAGTCCTTGACGACGCTGATGTCCGGGGCGTCGACCGCCTTCATGCCGACGACGTGGTAGCCGCTGTCGACGTGGTGGACCTCGCCGGTGACGGCGCGGCCGAGGTCGGACAGGAAGTAGACGGCGCTGTCGCCGACCTCCTCGATCGTGACCGTGCGGCGCAGCGGCGCGTTGTACTCGTTCCACTTCAGAATGTAGCGGAAGTCGCCGATGCCGGAGGCGGCGAGTGTCTTGATCGGGCCGGCCGAGATGGCGTTGACGCGGATGCCCTTCGGGCCGAGGTCGACGGCGAGATACTTCACGCTGGCCTCGAGCGCGGCCTTGGCGACGCCCATGACGTTGTAGTGCGGCATCACCTTCTCGGCGCCGTAATAGGTCAGCGTCAGGATCGAGCCGCCGTCGGTCATCAGCTTCTCGGCGCGCTGGGCGATCGCCGTCAGCGAATAGGCCGAGATGTTCATGGTGCGGGCGAAGTTGTCCGGCGTGGTGTCGACGTAGCGGCCGGTCAGCTCGTCCTTGTCGGAGAAGGCGATCGCGTGCACCAGGAAGTCGAGCTTGCCCCAGCGCGCCTCGACCTCGGCGAACACGGCGTCGATCGTGCTGCCGTCGGTGACGTCGCAATGGCCGACGACGATCGCGCCGAGTTCCTCGGCGAGCGGCTCGACGCGCTTCTTCAGGGCGTCGCCCTGGTAGGTCAGCGCCAGCTCGGCACCGGCTTCGCGACAGGCCTTGGCGATGCCCCAGGCGATCGACCGGTTGTTCGCGACGCCCATGATCAGGCCGCGCTTGCCCGCCATCAGCCCGGAAACAGCCATCGTTCTCTCCTGAATACCAACCAAAGTCGCGGCCGCCCCGTATGGCACGGGGCTATTGCTTAGGCAAGAAGCCGCCTGGACGGGATGTCGCACTTTTCTCATCCGATTGTTACAAGGTCGGGGAGCCCTCCCGCCGGCGTCCGGCGAGCCCGTCCGCCCTCCGACCGAGCCCGCCGTCCATGGCCGACGACAGCCTCTCCGCCTTCCTCGCCGGCGCCGCCGCCGCCATCGGCGCTCGCCACGTCGTCACCGATCCGGCCGATCAGGCGCGCCATCTGGTCGAGTGGCGCGGGCTCTATCGCGGCGAGACGCCAGCGGTGCTGCGGCCCGGCACCACCGCCGAGGTCGCCGAGATCGTCCGCCTCGCCGCCGCGACGCGGACGCCGCTGGTGCCGCAGGGCGGCAACACCGGCCTCGTCGGCGGTCAGATCCCGGTGCCCGGTGCCGGCGAGGTGGTGGTGTCGCTGGAACGGCTCGACCGGATCCGCGCCGTCGACGCCGCCGGCTACACCGTCACCGTCGAGGCCGGTGCGACGCTGGAGGCCGTCCACGCCGCGGCCGAAGCGGTCGACCGCCTGTTCCCGCTGACGCTGGCGTCCCAGGGCAGTTGCAGGATCGGCGGCAACGTCTCGACCAACGCCGGCGGCACCGCCGTGCTCTCCTACGGCAACACCCGCGATCTCGTGCTCGGCCTCGAGGTGGTGCTCGCCGACGGCCGCGTCCTGAACGGGCTGCGCCGGCTGCGCAAGGACAACGCCGGCTACGACCTCAAGCAGCTGTTCATCGGCACGGAGGGCACGCTCGGGATCGTCACCGCGGCGGTGCTGAAGCTGCTGCCGCGCCCGCGCGAGGTCGCGGTCGCCTTCGTCGGGCTCGACGGGCCGGCCGAGGCGCTGGCGCTGCTCGCCCGTGCCCGCGACGAAGCCGGATCGTCGGTCACCGGCTTCGAGGTGATGGCCGGCGGCGCGGTCGCCTTCGCGCTCCGCCATCTCGCCGGCGCGCGGCGGCCGACCGCGGCCGACCATCCCTGGTACGTGCTGGTCGAGATCTCCTCGGGGGCGGCCGACGGCACGGCGCGCCGCCTGCTCGAGACCGCCCTCGCCGAGGCGATCGAGGCCGGCGAGGTCGCGGACGCGGTCGTGGCCAGCAGCCTCGGTCAGGCCGCCGAGTTCTGGCGCCTGCGCCACGGCCTGTCGGAGGTTCAACGCCACGAGGGCGCCTCGATCAAGCACGACGTCTCGGTGCCGCTCGCCGACCTCCCCGCCTTCCTGGTCGAGGCGGAGGCCGCCGTCCGCGCCGCCTTCCCGGGCTGCCGCCCGGTGCCGTTCGGCCACATGGGCGACGGCAACATCCACTTCAACGTCAGCCAGCCCATCGGCGCCGACGGCGCGGCCTTCCTCGCCCGCTGGGACGAGATGAACGCCGTCGTCCACGCGGTGGTGCGGCGCTACGACGGCTCCGTCGCCGCCGAACACGGCGTCGGTCGCCTCAAGCGCGACCTGCTCGCCGAAACCCGCGACCCGGTCGAGATCGAACTGATGCGCCGTCTCAAGACCACGCTCGATCCCCTAGGAATCCTGAATCCCGGACGGGTGATCCAGGCCCCCTGAGCCCGGCTCATTCCCCCGCCAGGAACGCCGTCCAGCGTCCGTCGGCGGCGATCTCGACGTGGAAGAAGCCGTAGGCGCCGGCCGCCCGCATGCCCTCGAAGTCGCCGGCGGTGAGGATGCGGAACAGTTCCACCATCTGCGGCGCCGTCAGCGCATCCAGGGGATAGCGCGCGAAATAGGGCCAGACGTAGCGCTCGTCCGCCGTGCCGGCGTCGACGCGGACCCAACCGGCGTCGAGCACGTCGAGCAGGATGGCGAGCACCTCGCGGCCCTCCTCGTCGCCCGATTCGGCGCGCAGCACCTCGATCGGATCGCCGCCGTCGAGGCTGGAGACCCGCGTGGGCGGCGTCGCCCGCTCGATCAGCGCGCGCAGTTGCTCGGGGTCGCCGGTCCGCGCGGCGGCGATCACCGCCTCGCGGGTCGCCCGCACGGCGGGGGGCAACGCTTCGGTGCCATAGCGGACCTCCGGCAGCGGCCCGGAATAGGGCTCGGCCGTGCTCGGGGCGCGCACGCCGTCCGGATCGTCCTCGACGGCGTCGGGTTCGGGCGGTTCGGCCGAGAACGGCGTGCCGTCCCTCGGGATCACCAGAGAGCCGCCGCCGGGCAGCGGCGGCGCCCCGCCCGTCGCCGGCTCCGTGACGCCGGCGGCGAGGCGGATCGGCGCCCGCGATTCGGCCGCGGCCACGCCGGTCGACAGCACCAGCGACGCCGCGAGCAGGACGGCGGCGCGGCGGAGGAGAACGGGCGTTGCGTCGAGGTCGGAGGTCATGCGAGGCGGATCCGGTCGGCGAGTCTCGAGGACGCGGCTGCCGACTCCTAGACGAATGCGCGCGCCCGACAAAGCGGGAAGCGGCATCGTGAGCCGCCGCGATGCGACGGCGGCTTCCCTTCGCGGCGGTCGGCCGTGCTAGGGTCCGGCGGCACGGCCCGCCGCGCCGCACCGAAGGAGTGGAACCACCGCATGACCTTGGCGCAGTTGCTGTTCGCCGGCGCCGTGATCGGCCTGGTCATGGCCGTTCCCGTCGGGCCGGTGAACCTGCTCGCGATCTCGCGGACGCTGCGCTACGGCTTCGTCGCCGGTTTCGTGGCCGGGCTCGGCGGCATGGTCGCCGACACGCTGCTCGCCGCCATCGCCGCCTACGGCGTCACCTGGGTGATCGACTTCGTCGAGGGCAACGCCCGACCGATCCAGTTCGCCGGCGGCGTCCTGCTCCTGGTGATGGGGATCGCGGCGATGCGCTCGCATCCCCATCTCGACCGCGCCGCGGCGGTCGCCTCGTCGGGTGGCGTGCTGCGCGGCGGTGTCTCCGCCTTCTTCATGACGATGACCAACCCGGGCGCGGCGCTCGCCATGCTCGCCCTTTTCGGCAGCCTCGGCGACATCGACGCCGACGGTCTGCAGGGCGCCCGCGCCGCGGCGGTGGTCGCCGGCGTCGCCGCCGGTTCGACGCTGTGGTGGTTCGTGCTCGCGAGCATCGTGCGCCACGTCCGCGGCCGCCTCGGCGACGCCTGGCTCCACGCGGTCAACCGCACCGCCGGCATCGTGCTCGTGGTGTTCGGGGCGGGCCTGATCGCCAGCCTCGCCCTCGGCATCCGCCTGTTCTAGACCCGCCGCCGGCTCACTGCAGCGTGCGGTTCACCGTGTAGCCGCCGGAGGCGATCTTCTCGGGCAGCTCGCCGATCAGGTTGGCGACGCACTCCTCGCCGAAGCACTCCACCAGCGTCGCGATCGCGGCGAACAGGGCGGCGTGGGCGACCGCGTCGACGGGAAGGCCGTCGGTCTCGGCGTCCTCGAAGGCGCGCTCCAGGTGACCCATGGCCCGCTGCTTGACGTTCTCGCCGGCTCCGACCTCGATCGGCTCGAACACCTCGTCCCGCATGTCGGACATCTCGACGCAACCTCGTCACGCACGGCCCGAATCCCGCCCGCGGCGGAACGATGACCGTCATGGCGACCCTAGCACCCGGCCCCCCGGGTGCAAGACCAATGATTAATGTTCGTTAACGGCATTGCGGACACCCGGTTAATCCGGGGGTAACCCTGCCGCGCCAGCCCCACCCGTGCCCGCGGCCCCGCCGCCGCGCCCGTCGGCGAGGCGCGAGCCGACCTCCGCGCCCTCGGCGAGATAGCGTTGCAGCAGTGCGCGGGTGCGCGCGGTGCAGACCCGATGCACGGCCGCCAGCGTGCGCGTGCCGCGGTTGAAGGCGGCGACGTAGCGCCGGCGCTCCTCGGCTCCGAATCGCTGGGCGTCGACGATCGCCTCCATCCGCCCGCGCCACGCATCCGGCTCGGCGGTGCCGCAGAGCTGGTCGAGATAGGACGTCGCCCCGAGGATCTCGGCGAATCGGGTCAGGTCCGCCTCGAACGGGCGCGCGGCCGGCGCCGGATCGTCCGCGGCGGCGGCCGCGACGGTGGCGGCGAGGAGGACGACGACGGCGGCCGCGGCACCCTGCATACCCTCCCTCCCCGCCCCGAATCGACGGCGCGCAGCCTCGCCCCTCATCGTGGCGGCTCTCCGGCACGTGCGCCGGTGGCCGCGACGAAATGGCCGAGCCGCGGCGTGGTGTCGAGGGAGGCGATCTCGTCCGGGGCGAAGTAGCGGGCGTCGGCCGCGTCGGAGGCGGCCACCGGGGCGGAATCGTCGAGGGCGCGGGCGGCGTGCACCAGCAGCACGTGGTGGCCGAGGAGCACGCCGGCCGAATCGCGGCGGACGATCTCGTGGACGAGCGGTTCGCCGACGATCTCGACGACGAGGCCGGTCTCCTCCATCACCTCGCGCCCGACGGCGTCGGCGACCGCCTCGCCCGGCTCGACGTGGCCGCCGGGAAAGGTCCACAGCCCCGAGAGCGGCGCCTGACCGCGCCGGATCAGCAGCACGCGCCCGGCGCGCCAGACGCCGGCGCTGACCGCCAGACGGGGCAGGACGGGGCTCACCCGAAGATCGCGTCGACCGCCGACTGGGCGTCGGCCGAATCCTCGGTGACCAGCGTGACCGGCGGCGCACCGTTGATCAGGCCCATGGCGTGCGCCAGCAGCGGCTTCACCCGCATCTCGGTGAGATCGGTCACCGCCTCGAGCGGCAGCGCGTCCATCGGCGCCTCGGTGATCATGCGCTGGACGTCGCCGAGGGCCTTGTCGATGTTGCGCACCGTGCTCTCGAAGGCGGCGCGGCGGACGGGATCGACGGCGCCGTAGGCGGCGATGGCGAGGTCGCGCTCCTTGAAGTGCGAGCGGCGGAAGTGCTCGACGTAGCTGCGCGGCAGCCAGGCGACCACGTCGGGCGCGCAGTCGGGCATCATCGGCAGCATGTCGATGAGCATGACCACTTCGTTGAAGTGGTTGAGATAGTCGGTCGCCAGCCGCGTGTCCGGGTGGATGTTCGCCGCCGCCAGACGCGCGGGCGAGAAGTCGTCCGCCCCGGCGTCCACGGCCTCCAAGATCCCCCCAGCGTCCAACGCTCCGGCCTCCTGCTCGCGCATCGGCCGAATCAT contains:
- a CDS encoding LysE family translocator, with protein sequence MTLAQLLFAGAVIGLVMAVPVGPVNLLAISRTLRYGFVAGFVAGLGGMVADTLLAAIAAYGVTWVIDFVEGNARPIQFAGGVLLLVMGIAAMRSHPHLDRAAAVASSGGVLRGGVSAFFMTMTNPGAALAMLALFGSLGDIDADGLQGARAAAVVAGVAAGSTLWWFVLASIVRHVRGRLGDAWLHAVNRTAGIVLVVFGAGLIASLALGIRLF
- the purM gene encoding phosphoribosylformylglycinamidine cyclo-ligase produces the protein MQGRNGLTYRDAGVDIDAGNALVDRIKPLVKATRRVGADADIGGFGGLFDLKACGYRDPVLVAANDGVGTKLRVAIEADRHGTVGIDLVAMSVNDLVVQGAEPLFFLDYFATGKLSVDTAADVIAGIAEGCRIAGCALIGGETAEMPGMYADGDYDLAGFAVGAVERDGILPRRDVGAGDVVLGLASSGVHSNGYSLVRKIVERSGLSYGDDAPFAPGTSLGEALLAPTRIYVKSVLAVQRETGALKALAHVTGGGFVDNIPRVLPEKVSARIDLSAVAVPPVFGWLAREGGLDEAEMVRTFNCGVGMIVVVAAADADRVAAAFAAAGETVCRLGVLEADADGPRTLFEGRLAS
- a CDS encoding S8 family peptidase encodes the protein MTTPRTFLAACLLAASTLSAGAAAVVQDGAAIDARLKAEGSVRVTVRYATAWNGKDLPHWAGVPDGYLAALPGEQTTRIRSALGTAALAGTTAKRMAIKRSRYAPGFSVTVTAAELAELAADPAVTAIQLEQVFSPTLDASLPRIGAPAAIAAGADGRNTAVAVIDTGVDLDHPFLRGKVTLKQACFSSNIPFVMSSLCPSGGDTEIATGAGDDCGPLVSGCFHGTHVAGIVAGVNRTATGPRRGVAPGAKILPIMAGSMVVDCGNERAPCVRFNGLDLLDALGFVIERVNRADLPGTPIAAVNMSLGGGRNTGDCDLVNGLMKAQIDALRSRGVATVIASGNDGFTDAVGSPACISSAVTVGSTDTATDRVSVFSNMNRMVDLLAPGSVIQSSVPGGGFAGLQGTSMATPHVAAAFAAIKSVEPTATVARIEAALKATGRPIRDTRPGGTLIRSRIELDDAAAKVRAENPDLSAAPTARQILTKSSLTSFSPAGRSFTIRATGSRLGFEVRDVPVFLETSVGSGSIAAGSSTRITVRPSAAAFFLPAGTYDGNIKVVNRDAIGDVATLRVRLVVR
- the fabI gene encoding enoyl-ACP reductase FabI, with product MAVSGLMAGKRGLIMGVANNRSIAWGIAKACREAGAELALTYQGDALKKRVEPLAEELGAIVVGHCDVTDGSTIDAVFAEVEARWGKLDFLVHAIAFSDKDELTGRYVDTTPDNFARTMNISAYSLTAIAQRAEKLMTDGGSILTLTYYGAEKVMPHYNVMGVAKAALEASVKYLAVDLGPKGIRVNAISAGPIKTLAASGIGDFRYILKWNEYNAPLRRTVTIEEVGDSAVYFLSDLGRAVTGEVHHVDSGYHVVGMKAVDAPDISVVKD
- the purN gene encoding phosphoribosylglycinamide formyltransferase; protein product: MSQDKCPVGVLISGRGSNMAALVEAAEAPGYPARIAVVIANKADAAGLDFARARGIPAIAVPHRDFADKAAFETAMTAELERHGVELVCLAGFMRLLSPVFIERWRDRLINIHPSLLPAYRGLHTHERALADGVRVAGCTVHFVVPEVDAGPIVAQAAVPVMPGDDADALSARVLAAEHRLYPHALALVASGAARVEGGAVVLTGVGAAPAPLIVPPIPS
- a CDS encoding FAD-binding oxidoreductase, whose product is MADDSLSAFLAGAAAAIGARHVVTDPADQARHLVEWRGLYRGETPAVLRPGTTAEVAEIVRLAAATRTPLVPQGGNTGLVGGQIPVPGAGEVVVSLERLDRIRAVDAAGYTVTVEAGATLEAVHAAAEAVDRLFPLTLASQGSCRIGGNVSTNAGGTAVLSYGNTRDLVLGLEVVLADGRVLNGLRRLRKDNAGYDLKQLFIGTEGTLGIVTAAVLKLLPRPREVAVAFVGLDGPAEALALLARARDEAGSSVTGFEVMAGGAVAFALRHLAGARRPTAADHPWYVLVEISSGAADGTARRLLETALAEAIEAGEVADAVVASSLGQAAEFWRLRHGLSEVQRHEGASIKHDVSVPLADLPAFLVEAEAAVRAAFPGCRPVPFGHMGDGNIHFNVSQPIGADGAAFLARWDEMNAVVHAVVRRYDGSVAAEHGVGRLKRDLLAETRDPVEIELMRRLKTTLDPLGILNPGRVIQAP
- a CDS encoding NUDIX hydrolase gives rise to the protein MSPVLPRLAVSAGVWRAGRVLLIRRGQAPLSGLWTFPGGHVEPGEAVADAVGREVMEETGLVVEIVGEPLVHEIVRRDSAGVLLGHHVLLVHAARALDDSAPVAASDAADARYFAPDEIASLDTTPRLGHFVAATGARAGEPPR
- a CDS encoding TIGR02301 family protein, giving the protein MQGAAAAVVVLLAATVAAAAADDPAPAARPFEADLTRFAEILGATSYLDQLCGTAEPDAWRGRMEAIVDAQRFGAEERRRYVAAFNRGTRTLAAVHRVCTARTRALLQRYLAEGAEVGSRLADGRGGGAAGTGGAGAAGLPPD